From Camelina sativa cultivar DH55 chromosome 7, Cs, whole genome shotgun sequence, one genomic window encodes:
- the LOC104704943 gene encoding uncharacterized protein LOC104704943 has protein sequence MALNTYYQDTATLVTSSISDNRNYNATESCFDAFSDKTVDVSERREEKKAVAPETHPPTIFSSNVPSVLKREYTSDGRLLLKEEKMRGRHEYLRAHRSNGRLILQLVSLDDDDDDNRDSDVKDGDE, from the coding sequence ATGGCTCTCAATACTTACTATCAAGACACTGCGACCCTCGTGACGTCCTCTATCTCCGACAACAGAAACTACAATGCGACAGAGAGCTGCTTCGACGCTTTCTCTGACAAGACAGTTGATGTcagtgagagaagagaggagaaaaagGCTGTGGCGCCTGAGACACACCCGCCGACGATATTTTCGTCGAACGTTCCGTCGGTGCTGAAGCGAGAGTACACGAGTGACGGTCGGCTTTTACTTAAGGAAGAGAAAATGCGTGGTCGTCACGAGTATTTGCGAGCTCACAGATCCAATGGTCGTCTCATTCTCCAGCTAGTCtctcttgatgatgatgatgatgataatcgTGATTCAGATGTTAAGGATGGTGATGAATGA
- the LOC104702577 gene encoding 60S ribosomal protein L30-2 isoform X2: MVTAKKTKKSHEGINSRLALVMKSGKYTLGYKSVLKSLRGSKGKLILISANCPPLRRSEIEYYAMLAKVGVHHYNGNNVELGTACGKYFRVSCLSIVDPGDSDIIKSIPGDQ; encoded by the exons ATGGTGACTGCCAAGAAAACG AAGAAGTCTCATGAGGGAATCAACAGTAGGTTGGCCCTTGTGATGAAGAGTGGTAAATACACTCTTGGTTACAAGTCTGTTCTCAAATCCCTCCGTGGCTCcaaag GGAAACTGATTCTAATCTCCGCCAATTGCCCACCTTTGAGAAGATCAGAGATTGAGTACTACGCTATGCTCGCCAAAGTTGGTGTCCACCACTACAATGGAA ACAACGTTGAATTGGGTACAGCTTGCGGAAAGTACTTCCGTGTTTCTTGTCTGAGCATTGTTGATCCTG GTGATTCTGACATTATCAAGTCAATTCCTGGTGATCAGTGA
- the LOC104702577 gene encoding 60S ribosomal protein L30-2 isoform X1 yields MVTAKKTKKSHEGINSRLALVMKSGKYTLGYKSVLKSLRGSKVLTGKLILISANCPPLRRSEIEYYAMLAKVGVHHYNGNNVELGTACGKYFRVSCLSIVDPGDSDIIKSIPGDQ; encoded by the exons ATGGTGACTGCCAAGAAAACG AAGAAGTCTCATGAGGGAATCAACAGTAGGTTGGCCCTTGTGATGAAGAGTGGTAAATACACTCTTGGTTACAAGTCTGTTCTCAAATCCCTCCGTGGCTCcaaag TTCTCACAGGGAAACTGATTCTAATCTCCGCCAATTGCCCACCTTTGAGAAGATCAGAGATTGAGTACTACGCTATGCTCGCCAAAGTTGGTGTCCACCACTACAATGGAA ACAACGTTGAATTGGGTACAGCTTGCGGAAAGTACTTCCGTGTTTCTTGTCTGAGCATTGTTGATCCTG GTGATTCTGACATTATCAAGTCAATTCCTGGTGATCAGTGA
- the LOC104702578 gene encoding agamous-like MADS-box protein AGL66, whose product MGRVKLELKRIEKSTNRQITYSKRKKGLIKKAYELSTLCDIDLALLMLSPSDRLCLFSGQKRIEDVFARYINLPDQERENAIVFPDQSKRQGIQHKEYLLRTLEQLKTEEDMALHINEPRPLLSDVEALEQEVCRLQEQLQISEEELRKIEPDPVRFTSMEEIEACETHLINNLTRVVQRREHLLNKSCKAPGTQQSIQGIPLNNVVEEWSVAEPEQAHMIASLAHHSSQLSYDDLILQGSSQGRESSFMRG is encoded by the exons ATGGGTCGGGTTAAATTGGAGTTAAAGCGGATAGAGAAGAGCACGAACCGACAGATTACGTACTCAAAACGTAAAAAAGGTTTAATAAAGAAGGCTTATGAATTGTCAACACTTTGTGATATCGATCTTGCTCTCCTCATGTTGTCCCCCTCCGATCGCCTTTGTCTCTTTTCCGGTcaaaaaag GATCGAGGACGTTTTCGCGAGGTACATCAATCTTCCtgatcaagaaagagagaa tgCCATAGTTTTCCCCGATCAAAGCAAACGCCA AGGTATTCAACACAAAGAG TATCTGTTAAGAACTCTTGAACAACTCAAAACTGAGGAAGACATGGCCCTCCATATCAACGAACCAcg CCCTCTCCTCTCCGATGTCGAG GCTCTTGAGCAAGAAGTTTGTAGATTACAAGAACAGCTTCAAATTTCAGAGGAAGAACTTAG GAAAATCGAACCAGATCCAGTGAGGTTTACATCAATGGAGGAGATTGAAGCATGTGAAACTCATCTCATCAATAACCTGACACGTGTTGTTCAGAGAAGG GAACATTTGTTGAACAAGTCATGCAAAGCACCAGGTACCCAACAGAGCATACAAGGAATCCCTCTAAACAACGTCGTAGAGGAATGGTCTGTGGCGGAGCCCGAACAAGCCCATATGATAGCCAGTTTAGCCCATCATTCCAGTCAGCTAAG ctaTGATGATCTGATATTGCAAGGGAGTTCACAGGGCAGAGAGAGCAGCTTTATGCGGGGGTGA